Proteins from a single region of Primulina tabacum isolate GXHZ01 chromosome 5, ASM2559414v2, whole genome shotgun sequence:
- the LOC142547480 gene encoding uncharacterized protein LOC142547480 isoform X2, producing the protein MKTISEMGGLHNVVGLKDHIFFAVPRDSITSLPDYQSANKMGASFETPSGRRLMKPVQYMEMVSSMKPNMWTTLADEVPAWVSEKRNTASVDRTIRWLDDCITSNLATLTGGACFGSIVGSSSIEERKRCAQEVAKRNVAGFCISGFGLGESMDERPALLNAITENLPEEKPRQICGLGLPEDVLQGVAAGVDLFDSTYIYHLTLGGFALTFSSEKILRHGSVDQLTDYGSDGTKINLKATIYRKDMSPILKSCNCYTCQNHTKAYLNHLFNIHEMLAQILLEIHNTHHYLGFFRSIREAIKGGKFDHFRTAFVENRRNHIFAAALNS; encoded by the exons ATGAAAACTATCTCGGAAATGGGCGGGCTGCACAATGTGGTTGGTTTGAAGGATCACATATTTTTCGCCGTTCCCAGGGATTCCATAACATCCCTTCCTGATTATCAGAGTGCGAACAAGATGGGAGCTTCCTTTGAGACACCTTCAGGTCGCCGCCTG ATGAAGCCAGTTCAATATATGGAAATGGTTTCTTCAATGAAGCCCAATATGTGGACCACATTGGCTGATGAAGTCCCTGCTTGGGTCTCTGAGAAGAGGAATACAGCCTCTGTTGACCGAACAATCAGATGGCTTGACGACTGCATTACGTCAAATTTGGCTACCTTA acaGGTGGGGCTTGTTTTGGTTCCATTGTAGGAAGCTCTAGCATTGAAGAACGGAAACGCTGTGCTCAAGAAGTTGCAAAGCGTAATGTTGCAG GTTTCTGCATTAGTGGTTTTGGCCTTGGGGAAAGCATGGACGAACGCCCTGCTCTGCTAAATGCGATTACT GAGAATTTACCAGAAGAGAAACCACGACAGATATGTGGTCTCGGACTTCCTG AAGACGTTTTGCAGGGAGTTGCTGCAGGTGTCGACCTGTTTGACTCGAC GTACATATATCATCTTACACTTGGAGGCTTTGCACTTACATTTTCTTCAGAGAAAATTTTGAGACATGGTTCCGTTGATCAGCTTACTGATTATGGTAGTGATGGCACAAAGATCAATCTGAAGGCAACCATTTATAG AAAAGATATGTCGCCTATTCTCAAGAGTTGTAACTGTTACACATGTCAGAATCACACTAAAGCATACCTAAACCATTTGTTTAATATCCATGAAATGTTGGCACAAATTCTATTGGAAAT TCATAACACGCACCACTATCTGGGATTCTTCCGGTCGATAAGAGAAGCAATTAAGGGTGGGAAATTTGATCATTTTCGAACAGCTTTTGTTGAAAATAGACGTAACCATATTTTTGCTGCTGCCTtgaattcatga
- the LOC142547480 gene encoding uncharacterized protein LOC142547480 isoform X1: MNFTVKAAWGRGGGRAGVLQLGSCSVETPALLLTTRKGLPVFISPDLLSSLPTPDSYLLQCSPLHFLEGISMKTISEMGGLHNVVGLKDHIFFAVPRDSITSLPDYQSANKMGASFETPSGRRLMKPVQYMEMVSSMKPNMWTTLADEVPAWVSEKRNTASVDRTIRWLDDCITSNLATLTGGACFGSIVGSSSIEERKRCAQEVAKRNVAGFCISGFGLGESMDERPALLNAITENLPEEKPRQICGLGLPEDVLQGVAAGVDLFDSTYIYHLTLGGFALTFSSEKILRHGSVDQLTDYGSDGTKINLKATIYRKDMSPILKSCNCYTCQNHTKAYLNHLFNIHEMLAQILLEIHNTHHYLGFFRSIREAIKGGKFDHFRTAFVENRRNHIFAAALNS; the protein is encoded by the exons ATGAATTTCACCGTGAAGGCCGCATGGGGCAGAGGGGGCGGTCGGGCTGGCGTACTGCAACTGGGCAGCTGCTCTGTAGAGACTCCGGCTCTCCTTCTCACCACCCGCAAGGGCCTGCCCGTCTTCATCTCCCCTGACCTTCTCTCTTCTCTCCCCACTCCCGATTCTTACCTTCTCCAATGCAGCCCCCTACACTT TTTGGAGGGTATTTCCATGAAAACTATCTCGGAAATGGGCGGGCTGCACAATGTGGTTGGTTTGAAGGATCACATATTTTTCGCCGTTCCCAGGGATTCCATAACATCCCTTCCTGATTATCAGAGTGCGAACAAGATGGGAGCTTCCTTTGAGACACCTTCAGGTCGCCGCCTG ATGAAGCCAGTTCAATATATGGAAATGGTTTCTTCAATGAAGCCCAATATGTGGACCACATTGGCTGATGAAGTCCCTGCTTGGGTCTCTGAGAAGAGGAATACAGCCTCTGTTGACCGAACAATCAGATGGCTTGACGACTGCATTACGTCAAATTTGGCTACCTTA acaGGTGGGGCTTGTTTTGGTTCCATTGTAGGAAGCTCTAGCATTGAAGAACGGAAACGCTGTGCTCAAGAAGTTGCAAAGCGTAATGTTGCAG GTTTCTGCATTAGTGGTTTTGGCCTTGGGGAAAGCATGGACGAACGCCCTGCTCTGCTAAATGCGATTACT GAGAATTTACCAGAAGAGAAACCACGACAGATATGTGGTCTCGGACTTCCTG AAGACGTTTTGCAGGGAGTTGCTGCAGGTGTCGACCTGTTTGACTCGAC GTACATATATCATCTTACACTTGGAGGCTTTGCACTTACATTTTCTTCAGAGAAAATTTTGAGACATGGTTCCGTTGATCAGCTTACTGATTATGGTAGTGATGGCACAAAGATCAATCTGAAGGCAACCATTTATAG AAAAGATATGTCGCCTATTCTCAAGAGTTGTAACTGTTACACATGTCAGAATCACACTAAAGCATACCTAAACCATTTGTTTAATATCCATGAAATGTTGGCACAAATTCTATTGGAAAT TCATAACACGCACCACTATCTGGGATTCTTCCGGTCGATAAGAGAAGCAATTAAGGGTGGGAAATTTGATCATTTTCGAACAGCTTTTGTTGAAAATAGACGTAACCATATTTTTGCTGCTGCCTtgaattcatga